In the Bacteroidota bacterium genome, one interval contains:
- a CDS encoding GxxExxY protein, protein MKHEDLTHKIIGCAMKVHSALGNGFQEVIYQRALAIEFEKQGLAFQREMEMSIYYEGVNIGTRRVDFFVEDNIMVEIKALIQLEDVHLAQAMNYCQAYNLPIGLLINFGSKSMQFKRVYNVNHSENKDYIRNNPKINKS, encoded by the coding sequence ATGAAACATGAAGATTTGACACATAAAATAATTGGTTGTGCAATGAAAGTTCATTCTGCTCTTGGTAATGGTTTTCAGGAAGTTATTTATCAGCGTGCTTTGGCTATTGAATTTGAAAAGCAAGGGCTTGCTTTTCAACGAGAAATGGAAATGTCTATTTATTACGAAGGCGTGAATATAGGAACAAGACGTGTAGATTTTTTTGTTGAAGACAATATTATGGTAGAAATAAAAGCATTGATACAGTTAGAAGATGTGCATTTGGCTCAGGCAATGAATTATTGTCAAGCCTATAATTTACCAATTGGCTTGCTAATTAATTTCGGTTCAAAAAGCATGCAATTTAAAAGAGTGTATAATGTTAATCACTCTGAGAACAAAGAT